A region of Oncorhynchus masou masou isolate Uvic2021 chromosome 29, UVic_Omas_1.1, whole genome shotgun sequence DNA encodes the following proteins:
- the nradd gene encoding death domain-containing membrane protein NRADD — MDALWVCTLVLFVNVALGDACVSGQFSQSGECCSPCPPGHGVEVECGMEDTKCQPCPEGTFSPSDGLSPCLPCARCPAGIPELTSCSATQDTHCDCDQHFYLWRDGKSVAGLCAACTMCGRGEGVVRLCGAQGNTQCQPCRPGTFSEEKSDIKPCQACSQCSGTEVEIRACQLNSDTLCMDKKLHILSRPPESDGPLAAPRLPGLVKDGEEASPAPGGGAAPRAPGFTPQDDGSSNHILVYVSVLAAVVLGLLLYVAYKCWTSYKQKQALSKARAAELGTCPEGEKLHSDSGVFLDSHSLQEGQPSKGSKRDSKQDGRLYINLPPHRQEEVERLLQEGSGGRRGSWRTLGAALGYEPEQMDLFGHGEAPVHTLLSNWAQQEGSTLGLLCSALARIERPDVAAALTCPAQGVSVV, encoded by the exons GTTGCCCTGGGAGATGCCTGTGTCAGTGGGCAGTTCAGCCAGTCAGGGGAGTGCTGTAGCCCGTGTCCTCCAGGTCATGGGGTGGAGGTAGAGTGTGGGATGGAGGACACCAAGTGCCAGCCTTGCCCTGAGG gaacgttctccCCATCAGACGGTCTCTCCCCGTGCCTCCCCTGTGCCCGCTGCCCGGCTGGCATCCCAGAGCTGACCTCCTGCAGCGCCACCCAGGATACCCACTGTGACTGTGACCAGCACTTCTACCTGTGGCGGGATGGGAAGAGTGTGGCAGGGCTGTGTGCCGCCTGCACCATGTGTGGACGGGGCGAGGGGGTGGTGAGGCTGTGTGGTGCCCAGGGGAACACCCAGTGCCAACCATGTCGCCCAGGAACGTTCTCAGAGGAGAAGAGTGATATCAAGCCCTGCCAGGCCTGCTCTCAGTGCTCTGGCACGGAGGTGGAGATCAGAGCCTGCCAGCTCAACTCTGACACCCTCTGCATGG ATAAGAAGCTCCACATCCTGTCTCGTCCCCCTGAGTCTGACGGCCCTCTGGCCGCTCCTCGCCTGCCTGGGTTGGTGAAGGATGGAGAGGAGGCCAGCCCTGCCCCTGGAGGAGGAGCAGCCCCCAGGGCCCCCGGGTTCACCCCTCAGGATGATGGGAGCAGCAACCACATCCTGGTCTACGTATCTGTTCTGGCTGCTGTGGTGCTGGGCCTGCTGCTCTACGTGGCCTACAAGTG CTGGACGTCGTATAAGCAGAAGCAGGCGTTGAGTAAAGCACGCGCTGCAGAGCTGGGGACGTGTCCTGAAGGAGAAAAACTCCACAGTGACAGCGGCGTGTTCCTGGACTCACACAGCCTGCAGGAGGGCCAACCAAGTaaag GTAGTAAGAGGGACAGTAAGCAGGACGGCCGTCTGTACATCAACCTGCCCCCCCACAGACAGGAGGAGGTGGAGCGTCTGCTCCAGGAGGGGAGCGGGGGCCGCAGAGGCTCCTGGAGGACCCTGGGGGCCGCGCTGGGCTACGAGCCCGAGCAGATGGACCTGTTTGGGCACGGCGAGGCCCCTGTACACACCCTCCTTTCCAACTGGGCTCAGCAGGAGGGCTCCACTCTGGGGCTTCTGTGCTCGGCGCTGGCCCGCATCGAGAGGCCCGACGTAGCCGCCGCCCTCACCTGCCCTGCCCAgggggtgtctgtggtctga